The following coding sequences are from one Primulina eburnea isolate SZY01 chromosome 15, ASM2296580v1, whole genome shotgun sequence window:
- the LOC140814383 gene encoding uncharacterized protein has translation MVNGKCKKNFPKPFVEYTSRGNDSYPLYRRREGGQVSITNNDNVFIDNGWVVPYNPWLLLKYDCHINVEVCGGIKCVKYIYKYIHKGPDRVALELRNGQNCDEIQQYVDGRWICAPEALWRIFSFEFSRMYPSVIRLQLHTPNQHLVYFDPQQHVSDRLADDDNSKTMLTEFFKINCDPHLTGKGPTSFEDLMIVNGVTYSTFKESAQMRGLLQQDDYIKQCLEEARSVKMSSSFRRLFVSILVFCQPKTVRELWDEFHPCMCEDYGREISSNNLIINKLLLEIRRLLHQYKKKLDDFDLPSISAEFLEDTTLPRIIEDELSYHISDDDLRAIERLNAQQRIAFDTIVESIMQNQSKLFFIDGPGGTGKTFLYRSMLAHLRKTGKIIIAVATSGIAATLLQGGRTAHS, from the exons ATGGTAAATGGTAAATGTAAGAAGAACTTTCCAAAGCCATTTGTGGAATACACATCTCGAGGAAATGATTCATATCCTTTGTATCGAAGACGTGAAGGTGGCCAAGTATCAATTACCAACAATGATAACGTCTTCATTGATAATGGTTGGGTAGTCCCATACAATCCATGgcttttattaaaatatgattgtcATATTAATGTTGAAGTGTGTGGAGGGATTAAATGTGTCAAGTACATATACAAGTACATCCATAAAGGTCCTGATCGGGTCGCACTAGAGTTACGAAATGGGCAAAATTGTGATGAAATCCAACAGTACGTGGATGGAAGGTGGATTTGTGCGCCTGAAGCATTGTGGCGAATTTTCTCATTTGAGTTCAGTAGGATGTATCCTTCAGTCATTAGGTTACAACTACATACACCAAACCAACATTTGGTTTATTTTGACCCCCAACAACATGTAAGTGATCGACTAGCAGATGATGACAATTCGAAGACTATGCTTAcagaatttttcaaaattaattgTGATCCTCACTTGACCGGAAA GGGCCCAACATCTTTTGAAGATCTAATGATTGTGAATGGGGTAACATATTCAACATTTAAGGAGTCTGCTCAAATGAGAGGACTTCTTCAACAAGATGATTATATAAAACAATGTCTGGAAGAAGCACGTTCTGTTAAAATGTCATCTTCATTTAGAAGGTTATTTGTATCCATACTGGTGTTCTGTCAACCAAAAACAGTTCGAGAACTCTGGGATGAGTTCCATCCTTGCATGTGTGAAGATTATGGTCGAGAAATTTCATCAAATAACTTAATCATCAATAAGTTATTGCTTGAGATACGAAGGTTGTTGCATCAGTACAAAAAGAAACTTGATGATTTTGATTTGCCATCAATAAGTGCTGAGTTTTTAGAAGACACAACACTACCAAGAATAATTGAGGATGAGCTTTCTTATCATATTTCTGATGATGATTTGAGAGCTATTGAACGTTTGAATGCTCAGCAGAGGATTGCGTTTGACACCATCGTAGAAAGTATTATGCAAAACCAATCAAAACTTTTCTTCATTGATGGTCCTGGAGGTACTGGTAAGACTTTTTTATACCGCTCAATGTTGGCACATTTGAGAAAAACAGGTAAAATTATAATTGCGGTAGCAACATCTGGAATAGCTGCAACATTGTTGCAAGGTGGAAGAACTGCACATTCATGA
- the LOC140815191 gene encoding uncharacterized protein isoform X3, whose protein sequence is MTDVTTHLNVPLNNNLATTTTSHAITETSSNQDVFMSGITATTVGQVCRIQTLSYQTMTSNFEQGSTSTCQRLTDLNQQGINFSENNVITNIQRYPRPRRYHNLARNFGESEINYRWQLSDTRICMHCQALLFHGETSQFCCRNENTNLDHIPSPIELQELYAADNEEGRNFRQFIRAYNHVFSFTSMGVNLDESLTTGTHGIYTFRVHGSIYHSIGSLLPNDNCRPRYMQMWIVDTDHDIDNRLHENPELRREFLLKIQTILDQHNPFVHVFRQIGKCQDIPNCRLIIRQQKPNEHQYSLPTTSQVAAVIVDNEFQETLSGRDITIQGIGGNLISIQDVVGYYDPLQYPLLLPYGRYGWDINSRNINGTRLTCLNYYAYMLQIREHSPSLLLRGGRLLQQYVVDNYVKIETQRLRWIRSNQRDIRSELYQGLQDCLHGGQNNAESFCHHLSVEAHVICTNGIKMP, encoded by the exons ATGACAGATGTTACTACACATTTAAATG TTCCCCTCAACAACAATTTGGCTACGACTACCACATCACATGCAATAACAGAAACTTCTTCAAATCAAGATG TTTTCATGTCAGGAATCACCGCAACTACGGTTGGACAAGTGTGTCGTATACAGACATTATCTTATCAAACAATGACATCAAATTTTGAGCAAGGGAGTACTAGCACATGTCAACGTCTAACTGATTTAAATCAGCAAG GAATTAACTTCAGTGAAAACAATGTCATTACTAACATACAACGATATCCACGTCCACGTCGATATCATAACCTAGCAAGAAATTTCGGTGAAAGTGAGATAAATTATCGATGGCAATTGTCTGACACAAGAATTTGTATGCATTGCCAAGCTCTATTATTTCATGGTGAAACATCACAATTCTGCTGTAGAAATGAGAATACAAATTTGGATCATATCCCTTCTCCTATTGAATTGCAAGAGTTGTACGCTGCGGATAATGAGGAAGGCAGGAATTTTCGGCAGTTCATAAGGGCATACAATCATGTTTTCTCTTTTACATCGATGGGAGTCAACTTAGATGAGTCCTTAACAACCGGTACACATGGAATTTACACATTTCGTGTTCATGGATCAATATATCACTCGATTGGAAGTCTTCTACCAAATGATAATTGTAGGCCACGGTACATGCAGATGTGGATTGTAGACACAGATCATGATATAGACAATAGACTTCATGAAAATCCAGAACTAAGGCGAGAATTTCTTCTTAAGATACAAACCATCCTTGATCAACACAATCCATTTGTGCACGTGTTTCGACAAATTGGCAAATGTCAAGACATACCTAACTGTAGGCTCATCATCAGGCAACAAAAACCTAATGAACATCAATATAGTTTACCAACAACATCTCAAGTAGCAGCTGTAATTGTTGACAACGAATTTCAAGAAACTTTGAGCGGTCGAGATATTACTATACAAGGTATCGGTGGAAATCTTATCAGCATTCAAGATGTAGTTGGCTATTATGATCCTCTGCAATATCCACTCCTTCTGCCATATGGTAGATATGGTTGGGACATAAATAGCCGAAATATCAATGGTACCCGGTTAACATGCTTAAATTACTATGCGTATATGCTACAG ATACGAGAACATTCGCCATCTTTGCTACTTAGAGGAGGCCGTCTACTTCAACAATACGTAGTTGACAATTACGTAAAGATTGAAACACAAAGACTACGATGGATACGTTCAAATCAACGTGATATACGTTCTGAACTTTACCAAGGATTGCAAGATTGTTTACATGGAGGTCAAAATAATGCAG AATCGTTTTGCCATCATCTTTCGGTGGAAGCCCACGTGATATGTACCAACGGTATCAAGATGCCATGA
- the LOC140815191 gene encoding uncharacterized protein isoform X4 gives MPNKKTIRTCRSNKTCISYSMGQAPMANRYAFESVNKSFQDIMDNHIAFGGKTMVFGGDFRQVLPVVKRGSKAEQIAASISRSTFWHCVKIIHLQQNMRSAQGIGFSQFLLRIGDGLQHTVNHDFIKLPDSIIIPWEGEQSIQTLIDSVFPNMINHVNDENYMVDRAIITPKNVDVDNINQMLIIKFPGEEKEYISWDSVEDDNHNLFQEEFLNYLCPSGLPPHKIILKVGSPIMLLRNVAPELGLCDGTRLICRSLGRNFIDAEIITGPHKGTRFFLHRMPLKSEDNSGLPFELTCRQFPIRLSFALTINKAQGQTIPNIGIFLRNHVFSHGQLYVALSRGVSQNSTKILVKDGNLERQSGIFTRNVVFKDVLLPNRE, from the coding sequence ATGCcaaataaaaaaacaatcaGAACTTGCAGATCTAATAAGACGTGCATCAGCTATAGTATGGGACAAGCTCCAATGGCAAATCGCTATGCTTTTGAATCCGTCAATAAGAGTTTTCAAGATATTATGGACAATCATATAGCGTTTGGGGGGAAGACAATGGTTTTTGGTGGTGATTTTCGACAAGTGTTACCGGTTGTTAAACGAGGGTCAAAGGCAGAACAAATTGCTGCAAGTATTTCAAGATCAACATTCTGGCATTGCGTAAAGATAATACACCTTCAGCAAAATATGAGATCTGCTCAAGGTATTGGCTTCTCGCAATTTCTCTTGCGCATAGGTGATGGATTGCAACATACTGTGAATCATGATTTCATAAAATTACCAGATTCAATTATCATACCATGGGAAGGAGAACAATCAATTCAGACTTTGATTGATTCTGTTTTTCCTAATATGATAAACCATGTTAACGATGAAAACTATATGGTTGATAGAGCCATCATCACACCAAAAAATGTTGATGTCGACAATATTAATCAAATGCTCATTATCAAATTTCCTGGAGAGGAAAAAGAGTATATCTCTTGGGATAGTGTAGAAGACGACAATCACAACCTCTTTCAAGAAGAATTTTTGAATTACCTTTGTCCAAGTGGTTTGCCACCACATAAAATCATATTGAAAGTAGGAAGTCCTATCATGCTCTTGAGAAATGTTGCGCCCGAACTTGGTCTATGCGATGGGACAAGATTAATATGCCGCAGTCTTGGTAGAAATTTTATAGATGCCGAGATCATAACAGGTCCTCACAAGGGTACCAGATTCTTTCTACATAGAATGCCCTTGAAAAGTGAAGATAATTCTGGATTACCATTTGAGTTGACATGTCGACAGTTTCCCATAAGGCTTAGTTTTGCTCTGACAATAAACAAAGCACAAGGTCAAACAATCCCAAATATTGGCATATTTTTGCGTAACCATGTGTTCAGCCATGGTCAGCTATATGTGGCACTTTCAAGAGGAGTCTCACAAAATTCTACAAAAATTCTGGTAAAAGATGGGAATTTAGAGCGTCAATCTGGAATATTCACAAGAAACGTGGTTTTCAAAGACGTATTGCTACCTAATAGAGAATAA
- the LOC140815191 gene encoding uncharacterized protein isoform X2, protein MTDVTTHLNVPLNNNLATTTTSHAITETSSNQDGITATTVGQVCRIQTLSYQTMTSNFEQGSTSTCQRLTDLNQQGINFSENNVITNIQRYPRPRRYHNLARNFGESEINYRWQLSDTRICMHCQALLFHGETSQFCCRNENTNLDHIPSPIELQELYAADNEEGRNFRQFIRAYNHVFSFTSMGVNLDESLTTGTHGIYTFRVHGSIYHSIGSLLPNDNCRPRYMQMWIVDTDHDIDNRLHENPELRREFLLKIQTILDQHNPFVHVFRQIGKCQDIPNCRLIIRQQKPNEHQYSLPTTSQVAAVIVDNEFQETLSGRDITIQGIGGNLISIQDVVGYYDPLQYPLLLPYGRYGWDINSRNINGTRLTCLNYYAYMLQIREHSPSLLLRGGRLLQQYVVDNYVKIETQRLRWIRSNQRDIRSELYQGLQDCLHGGQNNAEMLVPESFCHHLSVEAHVICTNGIKMP, encoded by the exons ATGACAGATGTTACTACACATTTAAATG TTCCCCTCAACAACAATTTGGCTACGACTACCACATCACATGCAATAACAGAAACTTCTTCAAATCAAGATG GAATCACCGCAACTACGGTTGGACAAGTGTGTCGTATACAGACATTATCTTATCAAACAATGACATCAAATTTTGAGCAAGGGAGTACTAGCACATGTCAACGTCTAACTGATTTAAATCAGCAAG GAATTAACTTCAGTGAAAACAATGTCATTACTAACATACAACGATATCCACGTCCACGTCGATATCATAACCTAGCAAGAAATTTCGGTGAAAGTGAGATAAATTATCGATGGCAATTGTCTGACACAAGAATTTGTATGCATTGCCAAGCTCTATTATTTCATGGTGAAACATCACAATTCTGCTGTAGAAATGAGAATACAAATTTGGATCATATCCCTTCTCCTATTGAATTGCAAGAGTTGTACGCTGCGGATAATGAGGAAGGCAGGAATTTTCGGCAGTTCATAAGGGCATACAATCATGTTTTCTCTTTTACATCGATGGGAGTCAACTTAGATGAGTCCTTAACAACCGGTACACATGGAATTTACACATTTCGTGTTCATGGATCAATATATCACTCGATTGGAAGTCTTCTACCAAATGATAATTGTAGGCCACGGTACATGCAGATGTGGATTGTAGACACAGATCATGATATAGACAATAGACTTCATGAAAATCCAGAACTAAGGCGAGAATTTCTTCTTAAGATACAAACCATCCTTGATCAACACAATCCATTTGTGCACGTGTTTCGACAAATTGGCAAATGTCAAGACATACCTAACTGTAGGCTCATCATCAGGCAACAAAAACCTAATGAACATCAATATAGTTTACCAACAACATCTCAAGTAGCAGCTGTAATTGTTGACAACGAATTTCAAGAAACTTTGAGCGGTCGAGATATTACTATACAAGGTATCGGTGGAAATCTTATCAGCATTCAAGATGTAGTTGGCTATTATGATCCTCTGCAATATCCACTCCTTCTGCCATATGGTAGATATGGTTGGGACATAAATAGCCGAAATATCAATGGTACCCGGTTAACATGCTTAAATTACTATGCGTATATGCTACAG ATACGAGAACATTCGCCATCTTTGCTACTTAGAGGAGGCCGTCTACTTCAACAATACGTAGTTGACAATTACGTAAAGATTGAAACACAAAGACTACGATGGATACGTTCAAATCAACGTGATATACGTTCTGAACTTTACCAAGGATTGCAAGATTGTTTACATGGAGGTCAAAATAATGCAG AAATGTTGGTACCAGAATCGTTTTGCCATCATCTTTCGGTGGAAGCCCACGTGATATGTACCAACGGTATCAAGATGCCATGA
- the LOC140815191 gene encoding uncharacterized protein isoform X1 yields MTDVTTHLNVPLNNNLATTTTSHAITETSSNQDVFMSGITATTVGQVCRIQTLSYQTMTSNFEQGSTSTCQRLTDLNQQGINFSENNVITNIQRYPRPRRYHNLARNFGESEINYRWQLSDTRICMHCQALLFHGETSQFCCRNENTNLDHIPSPIELQELYAADNEEGRNFRQFIRAYNHVFSFTSMGVNLDESLTTGTHGIYTFRVHGSIYHSIGSLLPNDNCRPRYMQMWIVDTDHDIDNRLHENPELRREFLLKIQTILDQHNPFVHVFRQIGKCQDIPNCRLIIRQQKPNEHQYSLPTTSQVAAVIVDNEFQETLSGRDITIQGIGGNLISIQDVVGYYDPLQYPLLLPYGRYGWDINSRNINGTRLTCLNYYAYMLQIREHSPSLLLRGGRLLQQYVVDNYVKIETQRLRWIRSNQRDIRSELYQGLQDCLHGGQNNAEMLVPESFCHHLSVEAHVICTNGIKMP; encoded by the exons ATGACAGATGTTACTACACATTTAAATG TTCCCCTCAACAACAATTTGGCTACGACTACCACATCACATGCAATAACAGAAACTTCTTCAAATCAAGATG TTTTCATGTCAGGAATCACCGCAACTACGGTTGGACAAGTGTGTCGTATACAGACATTATCTTATCAAACAATGACATCAAATTTTGAGCAAGGGAGTACTAGCACATGTCAACGTCTAACTGATTTAAATCAGCAAG GAATTAACTTCAGTGAAAACAATGTCATTACTAACATACAACGATATCCACGTCCACGTCGATATCATAACCTAGCAAGAAATTTCGGTGAAAGTGAGATAAATTATCGATGGCAATTGTCTGACACAAGAATTTGTATGCATTGCCAAGCTCTATTATTTCATGGTGAAACATCACAATTCTGCTGTAGAAATGAGAATACAAATTTGGATCATATCCCTTCTCCTATTGAATTGCAAGAGTTGTACGCTGCGGATAATGAGGAAGGCAGGAATTTTCGGCAGTTCATAAGGGCATACAATCATGTTTTCTCTTTTACATCGATGGGAGTCAACTTAGATGAGTCCTTAACAACCGGTACACATGGAATTTACACATTTCGTGTTCATGGATCAATATATCACTCGATTGGAAGTCTTCTACCAAATGATAATTGTAGGCCACGGTACATGCAGATGTGGATTGTAGACACAGATCATGATATAGACAATAGACTTCATGAAAATCCAGAACTAAGGCGAGAATTTCTTCTTAAGATACAAACCATCCTTGATCAACACAATCCATTTGTGCACGTGTTTCGACAAATTGGCAAATGTCAAGACATACCTAACTGTAGGCTCATCATCAGGCAACAAAAACCTAATGAACATCAATATAGTTTACCAACAACATCTCAAGTAGCAGCTGTAATTGTTGACAACGAATTTCAAGAAACTTTGAGCGGTCGAGATATTACTATACAAGGTATCGGTGGAAATCTTATCAGCATTCAAGATGTAGTTGGCTATTATGATCCTCTGCAATATCCACTCCTTCTGCCATATGGTAGATATGGTTGGGACATAAATAGCCGAAATATCAATGGTACCCGGTTAACATGCTTAAATTACTATGCGTATATGCTACAG ATACGAGAACATTCGCCATCTTTGCTACTTAGAGGAGGCCGTCTACTTCAACAATACGTAGTTGACAATTACGTAAAGATTGAAACACAAAGACTACGATGGATACGTTCAAATCAACGTGATATACGTTCTGAACTTTACCAAGGATTGCAAGATTGTTTACATGGAGGTCAAAATAATGCAG AAATGTTGGTACCAGAATCGTTTTGCCATCATCTTTCGGTGGAAGCCCACGTGATATGTACCAACGGTATCAAGATGCCATGA